The Alosa alosa isolate M-15738 ecotype Scorff River chromosome 8, AALO_Geno_1.1, whole genome shotgun sequence genome contains the following window.
ACGGTGTGGGCGTGCATCACCATGAGGGAGGAGACGTATGAGCAGAGCATCTGCACCGGCTTCATGAAGATCATGCGCTTCATCTGCCAGCAGAACTCCGCAGGTGACCAGGCACTCTCTAGCCAGACAGGccgaataacacacacacacacacacacagagcatacacacacacagagcatacacacatatacaccgaGAGCTTTATCAAACACGGAGAgcctttacacacacgcacgcgcgcacgcacacaagcacacacatatacacatgtctttttcacacacacacacacacacacacacacacaatgcatacacacatacacacaccgagAGCCTTTATACAGacctttacatttattcatttagcagaggtttttatccaaagcgatttACATAGtcagttatattacaagggccactgtccccagagcaactcagggttaagtgccttgctcaagggtgccCTACAATTACTTAAAAACTACTGGAAGAAGcaaaatgcgcacacacacacacacacacacacacacacacacagcatatacaCACCGcgagccttcacacacacatgcatgcacacacacacacacacacacacacacacacacacacacacacatgcatgcacacacacacacatgcatgcacacacacacacacacacacacagagcccttacaaacacagaagacacacacacacacacacacacacagagaaccctTAAACCCAGCACAGACACAAAAGAAAATATTGTACACCATTACTGCTCACATGCTTAGTGCAAGTCGAGATCTTTCAAAGGTTATTGGTCAGATGCTGTTGAGGGGGAAAACAACAGTGCACAAAGGACCCCTTAGTTTTAAACACAAACTACAGAGTACAGCCATactgagagatgagagaggaatcAGACATTTGGATCAAGGCCAGTTCTATTCCAAATGTcatgaaataaaattttcaTTACTTCAATGCACAAAGTTGGGGTTTGAATTTGGAAGATGTTAGTAGTCGGAGATGTCCATATTGTAACATTTCATTCAATCCCCCAATCTTACTCTGTTAGAGTAGCACATCATCATTTATGTGCTGTATGTTGTTTTTGGATGTAAGACATGGTTGTTTAGTATTGGATTATCCAGAAGCACAACCCTGCAGGTTTTAGTGGTTTGCTCCACAAGGTCACCCCAGATTTTCTGTTCCATAACTGCTCTTTTTAATAAGAGGTTCTTCACATCGCAATGTGGGTTGGGGTCAGGATATTTTTAGGATTAAAAAAATCACTAACAGGTGTTGGACCAATCACTTGTCAGGGAAATTCATTGCAATGTAGGTCTACGGCTTAACCTTTTAGCCCCGGAGATATGAAGATGTGTGGAGAGGCTGTCGAGGGAGGGACTGAATGCCTCTAGCATTGTACATATTTTAGGTATAATCTTTATTAGATTTTGTATGATATTCCAAGTAAGTAAATAAGCCTGTGTAGCTGCACAGTCTACTATTTTTTTGGACTttaagaggagaagagagaatcAGACCGAGACTAAATGTGTTGAAGAGTACATGTATAAGAATatcttaaagtgtaattccggcgaaaattgacccaagggtgtttttctgcattaaaacacatcaaataagctgGGGAGACAGTAAttttcgttgatcaaccactacagagcttggccTGGTATatgctatagccccaaatcgcaaatcgtgacagttggtaagtgttcttAACAGTCTTATACTTAActgcttatttgatgtgttttaatgcagaaaaacacccttgggtcaattttcgccggaattacactttaatatTAACATGTTTTCTTGAATTCACCTTTGGAATTACATAGTAGTTGGCTGAAAGCTGAAGGCATTTTTGTATGTTGCATGAAAACGCAAAAGTACATTGAGCCAGCAGCGGGATTGCAGCAGGATTTCAGCAGGAAACACGGAACAGGTCCACACTAATGCACGCCTGTCTGCGCCTTTATGCAGGGGCCTGTAAGATCATGACCAGGTGCACTTTGAACACATGTacattttattcatttagcatatgcttctatccaaagtgacttacaaagaTAAGGAAAAATAGTCTACATAGTTGACAGGATACAAACCTTTGCAGTGAGACCCACAATGGAGTTCCAATTTTGAATTGGAATTGGATTTTGAAACGCTTGTGCTTCATACAGGAACCTATCTGGGCATGACCATCCCCATAGTGACGGTGGTTCAGACAGACACGTCCCGCAGTGCTCTGGCGCCAGAGGTCACGGTGGCGTACTGCATCCCCGAGCAGTACCAGGACCAGCCCCCGATGCCCTTTGACCCCGATATCACCATAGAAACATGGCCTTCAGCAGTGGTCTACACCAGGTAAGAGGAATTATGTTTATAGTCAGTGTCCCTTTTCATATTGGTGACTGCGGACATATTGTGAACATTCTGGAATGTTTTGTCAGCCCTGGAAGCATTGCATATCTAAACAGCTACTTATATTTCCTGTCTCTGGTGTACAGAGAATTCAGCGGCAGCACTAATGAGGCGTCCATTCTGGAGCAGATCCAGATTCTAGTCGCAGCTTTGGACTCCGCAGACCTGAATCTCAGTCTTGGCATCTCGTTCATTGTGGCTGGATACACCAGCCTTGCAGCCACCCACCGCCACAACGAGATCTGGTTTGTGGATCGAGGGGAAGCGTGAGAGTTTGTGCTCATAGTCCCTCCTACTCCCACTGCAAACTGGCTCTGGTCCAGGCACAACGCCACACCAGAACAGAGCCAGACACATTCCAGAATCACTGACTCTTTTACCCCATTGGTTTCTTTGTCATTCTACCTCAATTCCAGAATTTTGAGAATTTATCAACAATCCACACACCTGACTCTGGAGCTCTACCTTGACAACGGTACACTCGGACAGTGTGTGAATCTGTGAACACTGTTGTCATACTGCTGTTGTCTTATGCTGCTTGGGTAGGATTCTCTTCTTGTGTTGTCCCCACTGTGCAGCTAGCAGTTTAGGCCTCCTGTTCATTTGAGTGCACCTAGTGTTGGCAGCATTGGAATGAGGAATCCTGTGTTGCTCCTGACACCTCTGAGTGGATAAATCCACATCATAGAGGCTTTTGGCATAAGTAGACTGTTCCTCACACACATAGCTGTGCACACTGTTTACACTGTGATAAGGTGTATGTCAGCATATGGCTCTTTAAATACCAGCACACTCTTTAACAGATCGGCCTCACAGTCAACtgagtactgtacacacactacacttgcATTAACGGACCCATGCCACCTCCGAATTGTGTCCATGTCCTAGATTTTGGTTGTATGAAATGTAGGCCTCACACTACTACTTGTATATTAGTGTAAGATATTCAGAGTTTATTCAGAGTATATAGGAAATGTTATTTCATCGTATTAATGATTGACATGTTCTCAGACAGAAGAAATGTATTTTGATATTTGTATAACCGTTATCTGTACACATATtccatatatttttgaaataccTTCTTGAACACAGGGTGCGAAACCAAAACCAAATGTGTGCCACTTCTTAATGTTGCGGCAAGAGATTTTGACTATTCTGGCTACAATTAAATTATACTTCCATTCGGACATGTGTCATGGTTTTAGAAAGACACAACTGTTGAGTCTTATACACTCCAGCGCCAGCGCCAGTTTCCACATGAGAACACATAAAGAATTTCTCAGTGGTTATGGTTAAAATAAACTGTTGGTGTAAGTCAGTGTTATTTAAAACTGAGAAACTGAAAACTGAATCCATATGCTGACAGGCAGGAGGAAGCTGTCCAGATACGAGAGGGCAGCTACTTCCTCCTCAGGGCACCTACTTCCTCCCGAGGAGGCGCTGTGGACCCTCTGACATACTAGACAGGAGAGAGCTGGGGGCTTTAAGCAGGGAagcagggaagtgtgtgtgtaaaccacACAGTATTTAAAAGGCAGTACGTGCAATGGATCCAATTAAAGTCCTTTTAAAATGAAGGATACTTAAAACTATTTAAAATTAAAACACATACTTAAACCGATCTCGTCAGGTTCGGGAGGAAAATTGTTCTAATAAGTAAGCAATGAAGGGCCTTCTCAGCTATGCTTGCTTAACACAGCAGGGTGTCTGTTTGCCGCACCATAGTTTCATGTTTTGTGAACGCAGCCCATAGAAATATAAAACACAGTCTATGATGCAGACTATTGAAATATAAGAATGCAGTCTCTGATCCAGCCCATAGAAATATAGAACGCAGTCTCTATTGCAGCTCATAGAAATATAAGAACACAGTCTATGATGCAGACTATTGAAATATAAGAACGCAGTCTCTGATCCAGCCCATAGAAATATAGAACGCAGTCTCTATTGCAGCTCATAGAAATATAAGAACACAGTCTATGATGCAGACTATTGAAATAAGAACGCAGTCTCTCCATGTCTTGTAACCTCATCCTCGTCAGGGATGGGCCACTCACACCTGAGGGAATAGAATggataacacacatacactcatactaacacatacacgcaccaacatacactaacacacacagacacacacactcacactaacacacactaactaTGGGGGTAGAATTGTCTCATAAAGATttgtttatggttatggtatttagaagacacttttgtccaaagcgacatacaaataacaacaatacaatagttacatTTAAAGTAGTAAACTTTAAAAATAGTagtaaacaattaaaaaagttggtaagactcaatcaatagcctaatgaaaataaataaagactATAATAGACAAACCATAACAgaaaactaagtgcatgttgaacagatatgccttttaGCTCGATTGTCAGCATGCTCAACTCCCGATCCGCGGTGCTGCTGTTTGTGACTTCGCTGTCTCTAAAACAGAAACATGAACCCTTGAATATTATCTTTCACTCTTTCGTGCAAAGAACTAAAGAAGATTTGCTCTCGGAGCCCCCCTACGGTTGAGAAGCATAGTTGTCTGTTACCACTGTATAGCACgaaatgtgtgtctatgtaacAAATTCTAAACATTACTCTGATACGATATAGAGGGAATGGATGGACAGCAGTGTAGAACGAGAGCTCCTAATTCCGGCAAGTATCTATTTGTACACTACAGTCTATCATTGTTTTATGGAGATTCAAATGGAATGCTGCCACTCAAGTCGTCTCTTTGTCACTTAGTGATAGTATCCACGGTGACTTATGCTGTGACATgtggaaggggaaaaaagctcTTTAGTGCTGTTTTAACTACTGCTGCTTTTACTTCTAGAGTCTGCTTGTGAGTGCATCTTCTTGTTTCAGTGTATGTACTGGTTTGGTTCAGAGTGATGTTTTAGCGAAGTTCTGCCTCTGTCTCATTTCTATCACAGTGTCTTGTGATGATGTTGTGGACCAAGTCATGTGGGAAGTTGCTGTTTGCGGACAGTGACCCCATGTTCTCTTAAGTGTCTCTTAGAGATGTCAGTAGTGTTGTGTTTATCCAAATCTCATATTTCTCATCTTGACATGTGTAATAATTTGTACATCATCATATGCTATATAGGCAAAATTGCACCTTTAACTTTACTCCTGCATTGCAAAGATATATGACCAGCAGAGCACCTCATTGTGTTATTTTGTAGTGCATTTTACAGATTTTGGTTGTAATAGGAAACCTTGTCTCTGTGATAAGCTATGCTATAGATTTGTATGCTGTAGAAGTCGCACTATGCTGTATGCATTATGCTGTATGCTAATGCTGCAAAGCACTTTGGAAGCTGAAAAACTAACCAACCTTTCAGATTTCACACTATTCTGTTTATTCTTTTCATATAGTACACACATTTTCCAGTTTCCAATTAGGGTGTTTATTATAACAGTAGCAATTACAGGAAGTTTATACAGCAAGTTTATATGACAAAATAACTAGGCTACAAAAGATTTGTTCtttggttttattttgcaaACATTGACACTGGCATGATGAATATAAACACATGTCTAAAGCTTGGCATACTAGGTTTTTGAAAAGAAATGATGTTCTCCTGAAATAAATTACATGCTGTGTTCCCCTGTGACTTCACTCTCCTTTGTTTGATGGTAGGTGATCGAGATATTGAAGAAGTGGATAGATGTTCTGCTATAAGAAGTTCATATGtgctcaaaaataaaaaaaatattataatttaaATGACTGTCATAAAATAAACACTTGGTATGAATTCAGAAGGGATACAATTCAATGTTTATAGTTTCAATTATTCTGTCACCCTTTCATATAGCCTTAATTACAGTTACAACCAATTTAACCATGAGAAATTGAATCACCATGTAGCTGACATGGTAAACAAACTGCACTCAAAAAAAGTCACCCTATGTGTGGTAAGAACCAAATTGGTGAAGCAGTTTTTATGTCAGCATTAGACTATgaagatgtaggctaatttaggGACAAAGCCCTGGTCAGTCAGCCTTTAGATTTATTGCTGGTGAGGGCTAGTATGTGGCCCTTTTAGGTCATCTTTAGCAGAAAGGAGAAATAAACATGGGTATTTATTTGTCTACAAAGCTTTTGTTGGGAAGGTACTATCtttcaaatattcaaatatgcttGTTTGAAATTGATCAGATCAGATTTTTGGTGCTCAATGTTCCTCATAATCATTCTGAGTGGCCTTTTGCTCTAATACTTCCTGGTATAATTATCAACACGCTCTAAATTACCTCTCTACGCTATTTTATTATTCAGACAGGCTTATGTTAtgtatacacaaacatacatcatCAGTTTTTAAGTGTTTTAATTACTCCCTctaaaataatgtattttttattcctttgattatttttgtttttgggtACATTTCACCACGACTAATGTATAGCCTACAATttattttgctgttgttttcgtGTGATTCTAATCTCGGCATCACTGAAGATGAGGGCGACCCTCAATGGACGcgagaataaaaaataaaaaaaaggttgaATGAAAAATCGAGGAGTGACTGTGATAAAGTCCTCCTCAGTGCTCCTGCGCGGGGTCAAAGTTCAGTGAGTCCGCTTGTAAGATGGCTGCTGAACCGACGAGGGAATGGAGCGACGAACAGCTCAAAAGTGATGATCTCCCCAAGAAAGACATTATAAAGTTCATACAGGATAATGCTGCACACTCGGTATGGTTCGCATATGCTGTCTGCAAACAGTGACTTTGCACGGTGCACGATGCACTTTGTTGCGTTTAGCTGCCTACCCGGCTACACATGCTAGCATCGTAGCTACGTTGTGAGACATGTGGGTTAGATATCCATTTTAGGAATTTCTGCGCATCGCAGTTATTGCCTAATGTGACTACCGTCATAAAGGGTCCTATAAATAATCGTTTTAAACGTACAAATATATGATAAAATATCTGTAGATTTGTGTTCCTCTATACTTAAACCACATCTGGCAAAGTTTGTTATTTTGATAGAAAGAAATAGTCTCATCCTTCGCCAGACAGTCATTTGTGATGTGAAATGCTCATGTGTTTGTCTTTATTACAGTTTCTATCAGAACACAAACTACTGggaaacataaaaaatgttgCAAAAACTGCAAAGAAAGAGCAGTTGATTATAGCCTACGATCAACTTTTTGAGAGCAAGGTATGTGACTTAAAGATGCACCTTTTGTAAATCATAACATTGTATTGGTTATCATGATGTTCCTTATCTGACATAATGAAGTAACACATGTGTGTGCCTCTGATAAGAGATTTAAAGGCACTGAACCGATTGAGGAGGTGACACAGAATGTGAAAGCTGTGAAGATAGACGACAAACCCAAAGAGGTTGCTGAGGTCATTGATGAGGTAACGTTAAGTACCGTCTCCATTTCGGTTTGCGAACTTTctttgttttcatgctaataCAGATTTAAGCACCGGGATGGCCTTGGAGGGTTGTttaaacatgtacattaaatgtggACATactggtacacatttattattatttgaaacaTTCTCATCAGTATACTACATAATTTGGACACAAGTCCCTGAAGGCTTTCTATAAGCCAGTGTCAGGGTTTTTTCTGAAGCCTTTTCAACACTGCTTAGTTTTTTCTACCTTAACCTGTACCTTCAAGTTTTGAAGTGTTTCCCAAAATGTTATTGTGAGCCATCAACTAGCCTAATCCGAGTAAGCACTTAGCTACTCAGTTAGATTGTGGACGGTGGAGGTGTAGTGGTTATAAAATCTAACCTCCAACTGGCTTCCAATGATCAAGGCCTTAACCCAGAGTTGCTCAAGACTGTGCCTGCAATTGGTCCTGCAATTATTGCAGATTGGACAGTTAGTAAAACAGAAGGAGGGCTTACATTAATATGTGTTACTATAATCTTAGCCTCTTTTTAACACTGATGatgactagtgtgtgttgtacatTTGTGGCTTCACCTAATGACAATGGTTTGTCCTCCTCTATCCTTGTTCTGACAGGGTCCTCCAAAGTTCACCAAGGCTGTCCTTAAAAAAGGAGACAAGACCAACTTCCCCAAGAAAGGAGACACAGTAGGATGCTGGTATACAGGCTCGCTAGAGGATGGAACCGTTTTTGACACCAACATCCCCACAAGTAGGACCCTGTTTTTACTTGACTCATAAGCTGCCTGGGGTTGTTCTGTGCATGGCAACATTCTGCAACGTCAGCT
Protein-coding sequences here:
- the LOC125299044 gene encoding heme-binding protein 1-like — encoded protein: MDGEGCRLNGEGRVGGRDGGVEAGSQSHHSGLITLEDLESFTGDLDSDFSGSPAGDNGEVMDFEEPDQMLNYWQEIGRGHRVNIPQDMAEPIQQLTMEMDTSQERERVPFTVLKCLDKVQVDKRRYEKTVWACITMREETYEQSICTGFMKIMRFICQQNSAGTYLGMTIPIVTVVQTDTSRSALAPEVTVAYCIPEQYQDQPPMPFDPDITIETWPSAVVYTREFSGSTNEASILEQIQILVAALDSADLNLSLGISFIVAGYTSLAATHRHNEIWFVDRGEA
- the fkbp3 gene encoding peptidyl-prolyl cis-trans isomerase FKBP3 — its product is MAAEPTREWSDEQLKSDDLPKKDIIKFIQDNAAHSFLSEHKLLGNIKNVAKTAKKEQLIIAYDQLFESKRFKGTEPIEEVTQNVKAVKIDDKPKEVAEVIDEGPPKFTKAVLKKGDKTNFPKKGDTVGCWYTGSLEDGTVFDTNIPTTARKKKQTKPLCFKVGLGRVIRGWDEGVLTMSKGETAKLEIEPEWAYGRKGVPDNKIPPNAKLIFEVELVSID